One genomic segment of Candidatus Polarisedimenticolia bacterium includes these proteins:
- the dxs gene encoding 1-deoxy-D-xylulose-5-phosphate synthase, producing MMKENRFLDEGLTPARLKGLTLPELEELAREIRQAICEQVARGGGHLAPNLGVVELTLALHYVFDFGTDRLLFDVGHQCYTHKLLTGRLPLLGRLRQKGGMSGFPEPLESPYDLFSVGHAGTGVSTGIGMARGDLHRGEAHRKVVVLVGDAAIVNGVSMEGLNNAGTLRRQFLVVLNDNGMSIGKPQGALAGYFDRIRVNPRFTDLKDRAREVLKHVPVAQKLEEIYHRLGEVTKAALEHTHLFDHFGMLCIGPMDGHELGPLVEVLREVREIERPVLLHVKTIKGKGFDFSSDDPVTFHSPSPFQVTGCRAEIHKDGRSFTAAFGDAMIDLMERDPGVIAVTAGMADGTGLAKVMPRFPARTFDVGIAESHAVDMCAGMAKTGLRPFAAIYSTFLQRAFDQVFQEVALQGLPVRFCLDRAGLVGGDGAVHHGFLDVAFLRGLPGMVLLAARDEPTLRAALEFMRLYDAGPSAVRYPREKVPEPAAGPVPPFELGKAHLLAEGSDLAVFAYGFPANTALAARSELEKLGHSIAVYDARFAKPVDRERLRALVESGIPILTVEDHHVAGGFGSCVLEACHEMGLPTQGVVRLGLPDRWIYHGSRREQQEEAGIDTAALVRQARAILEKVTAARRLVAADPPEASGSSVQPAAAAPDPAAPAAALEKGDPPEPVTVPAPRKKSALRLGGFFRS from the coding sequence ATGATGAAAGAGAACCGGTTTCTCGACGAGGGATTGACCCCCGCGCGGCTGAAGGGGCTGACGCTTCCGGAGCTGGAGGAGTTGGCGCGCGAGATCCGCCAGGCGATCTGCGAGCAGGTCGCCCGCGGCGGCGGGCACCTCGCGCCGAACCTGGGGGTCGTCGAGCTGACCCTCGCGCTGCATTACGTCTTCGACTTCGGGACCGACCGCCTCCTCTTCGACGTCGGGCACCAGTGTTACACCCACAAGCTGCTCACCGGCCGGCTTCCTCTCCTCGGCCGGCTCCGCCAGAAGGGAGGGATGTCGGGCTTTCCCGAGCCGCTGGAGAGTCCCTACGATCTCTTCAGCGTGGGCCACGCCGGCACGGGCGTCTCGACGGGCATCGGCATGGCCCGGGGCGACCTGCACCGCGGCGAAGCGCACCGCAAGGTCGTGGTCCTCGTCGGCGACGCCGCCATCGTCAACGGGGTCTCCATGGAGGGGCTCAACAACGCCGGCACGCTCAGGCGGCAGTTTCTGGTCGTCCTGAACGACAACGGCATGTCGATCGGCAAGCCGCAAGGGGCGCTGGCGGGCTATTTCGACCGGATTCGCGTCAACCCCCGCTTCACCGATCTCAAGGATCGGGCCCGCGAAGTCCTCAAGCACGTTCCGGTCGCGCAGAAGCTCGAAGAGATCTACCACCGCCTGGGTGAGGTCACGAAGGCGGCGCTGGAGCACACGCACCTTTTCGATCACTTCGGCATGCTCTGCATCGGGCCGATGGACGGGCACGAGCTGGGACCGCTCGTCGAGGTGCTTCGCGAGGTCCGCGAGATCGAGCGCCCCGTGCTGCTGCACGTGAAGACGATCAAGGGGAAGGGTTTCGACTTCTCCTCCGACGATCCCGTGACCTTCCATTCCCCTTCGCCCTTCCAGGTCACCGGCTGCCGCGCCGAGATCCACAAGGACGGGCGCTCCTTCACCGCCGCGTTCGGCGACGCGATGATCGATCTGATGGAGCGCGATCCGGGCGTCATCGCCGTCACGGCGGGGATGGCCGACGGCACCGGCCTCGCCAAGGTGATGCCGCGGTTCCCCGCGCGGACGTTCGACGTCGGGATCGCCGAATCGCACGCCGTCGACATGTGCGCCGGGATGGCGAAGACGGGCCTGCGCCCGTTCGCCGCGATCTATTCGACCTTCCTCCAGCGCGCCTTCGACCAGGTCTTCCAGGAGGTGGCGCTGCAGGGGCTGCCGGTGCGCTTCTGTCTCGACCGCGCCGGCCTCGTCGGCGGGGACGGCGCCGTCCACCACGGCTTCCTCGACGTCGCCTTCCTGAGGGGCCTGCCGGGGATGGTCCTTCTGGCGGCGCGCGACGAGCCGACCCTGCGGGCGGCGCTGGAGTTCATGCGCCTCTACGACGCCGGCCCCTCGGCGGTGCGTTACCCCCGGGAGAAGGTCCCGGAGCCCGCCGCCGGCCCCGTGCCGCCGTTCGAGCTGGGGAAGGCCCACCTTCTGGCCGAGGGGAGCGACCTCGCCGTCTTCGCCTACGGCTTTCCGGCGAACACCGCGCTGGCGGCGCGCTCCGAGCTGGAGAAGCTGGGACATTCGATCGCCGTCTATGACGCGCGGTTCGCCAAGCCGGTCGATCGCGAACGGCTCCGCGCTCTCGTCGAGAGCGGCATCCCGATCCTCACGGTGGAGGACCATCACGTCGCGGGGGGGTTCGGAAGCTGCGTCCTGGAGGCGTGCCACGAAATGGGGCTGCCGACCCAGGGCGTGGTTCGCCTGGGGCTTCCGGATCGCTGGATCTATCACGGGTCGCGACGCGAGCAGCAGGAAGAGGCGGGAATCGACACGGCGGCGCTCGTTCGGCAGGCGCGGGCGATTCTCGAAAAAGTCACAGCCGCGAGGCGGCTCGTGGCGGCCGATCCGCCGGAGGCGTCCGGATCCTCAGTCCAACCCGCCGCCGCGGCTCCCGATCCCGCGGCGCCGGCAGCCGCCCTGGAGAAGGGCGATCCTCCGGAGCCCGTGACGGTGCCCGCGCCCAGGAAGA
- a CDS encoding squalene/phytoene synthase family protein, with protein sequence MSRAGRGIVPGAGDRRLPPEPMPAPHRGGGAPRVATETLLDRLLQASSRTFALTIPLLREPTRREVTIAYLLFRVADSIEDSTRWPRDGKLQELEALRRFLEAPSGSIAAPWRKWAEDPPLDHPGYRELLGEFPSVMRAAESLAPEAWRLVSSHTAKTCRAMASFVERERDGVLRLKDLGDLRAYCYAVAGIVGEMLTELFLLDPALGPIASVMRDEAPLFGEALQLVNILKDRAADAREGRCYLPEEVDPADVFALARRDLAVASDYCARLERFGADSGIVAFTALPALLAFSSLGRVERDGPGAKITRAEVSEIVAALHEAVDRKTVGKLLETAGGSPRRPGGG encoded by the coding sequence TTGAGCCGCGCCGGACGCGGGATCGTCCCCGGCGCGGGAGACCGCCGGCTGCCCCCGGAGCCGATGCCCGCGCCGCACCGCGGCGGTGGCGCGCCGCGCGTGGCGACCGAAACGCTGCTCGACCGCCTCCTCCAGGCGAGCAGCCGCACCTTCGCCCTGACGATCCCCCTGCTGCGCGAGCCGACCCGCCGCGAGGTGACGATCGCCTACCTTCTTTTCCGGGTCGCCGACAGCATCGAGGATTCGACGCGCTGGCCGCGCGACGGCAAGCTCCAGGAGCTGGAAGCGCTCCGGCGCTTTCTCGAGGCCCCCTCCGGGTCGATCGCGGCACCGTGGCGGAAGTGGGCCGAGGACCCGCCGCTCGATCATCCGGGGTACCGCGAGCTCCTGGGTGAATTCCCGTCCGTGATGCGCGCCGCGGAATCGCTCGCTCCGGAGGCCTGGCGCCTCGTTTCGAGCCACACGGCGAAGACCTGCCGCGCCATGGCGTCGTTCGTCGAGCGGGAGCGCGACGGCGTCCTGCGCCTGAAGGACTTGGGCGACCTGCGGGCCTACTGCTACGCCGTCGCCGGCATCGTGGGAGAGATGCTCACGGAGCTGTTCCTGCTCGATCCGGCGCTCGGGCCGATCGCCTCGGTGATGCGCGACGAGGCGCCTCTCTTCGGCGAGGCGCTCCAGCTCGTCAACATCCTGAAGGACCGCGCCGCCGACGCGCGCGAAGGTCGGTGCTACCTCCCCGAGGAGGTCGATCCGGCGGACGTGTTCGCCCTGGCCCGCCGGGATCTCGCCGTCGCGTCGGACTATTGCGCCCGCCTCGAGCGCTTCGGGGCCGATTCGGGAATCGTCGCTTTCACGGCGCTGCCGGCGCTTCTCGCCTTCTCCTCGCTCGGCCGCGTGGAGCGGGACGGCCCGGGCGCCAAGATCACGCGCGCCGAAGTGTCGGAGATCGTCGCCGCGCTCCATGAGGCGGTGGATCGGAAAACGGTCGGGAAGCTGCTCGAAACGGCGGGCGGATCCCCGCGCCGTCCGGGAGGGGGATGA
- the hpnA gene encoding hopanoid-associated sugar epimerase, translating to MMRVFLTGATGFVGWHLLEALLARGDQVRCLARPASRRLLEGASVEVVVGDLTDFEAIRRAVEGAEAVYHCAADYRLYVEDPAAMYRANVEGTRNVLRAAAESGAQRVVYTSTVGALGLHPAGEPADERTAGRLGQMVGHYKRSKFLAERVAEEWAIRGLPVVIVNPSAPVGERDIKPTATGKMILDFLKGRIPAYVETGLNLVDVRDVAAGHILAMERGRPGEKYILGHRNMSLKEILEALAPIAGRPAPRIRVPHWLPLAVAAMDTGFARLRGGRPRYELDAVRLARKMMFFDSGKAVRELGLPQTPVEEALGRAVAWFRDSGYVTGRAA from the coding sequence ATGATGCGGGTCTTCCTCACCGGGGCGACCGGATTCGTGGGATGGCACCTGCTGGAGGCGCTCCTCGCCCGGGGAGACCAGGTGCGCTGCCTCGCGCGTCCCGCCAGCCGCCGCCTGCTCGAAGGTGCGAGCGTGGAAGTCGTCGTCGGAGACCTCACCGATTTCGAAGCGATTCGCCGGGCGGTGGAAGGGGCCGAGGCGGTCTATCACTGCGCGGCCGATTACCGGCTCTACGTGGAAGACCCCGCCGCCATGTACCGCGCCAACGTCGAGGGGACGCGGAACGTCCTGCGCGCCGCCGCCGAGTCCGGCGCGCAGCGCGTCGTCTACACCAGCACCGTGGGAGCCCTCGGCCTCCACCCCGCCGGGGAGCCGGCCGACGAGAGGACCGCGGGGCGCCTCGGCCAGATGGTGGGGCACTACAAGCGCAGCAAATTTCTGGCGGAGCGCGTCGCGGAGGAATGGGCTATCCGCGGGCTGCCGGTCGTCATCGTCAACCCTTCTGCGCCGGTGGGTGAGAGGGACATCAAGCCGACGGCCACCGGCAAGATGATCCTCGACTTCCTGAAGGGCCGCATCCCGGCCTACGTCGAGACGGGACTGAACCTGGTCGACGTCCGCGACGTGGCGGCGGGCCACATCCTGGCGATGGAGCGGGGGCGCCCCGGGGAGAAGTACATCCTGGGGCACCGCAACATGTCGCTCAAGGAGATCCTGGAGGCGCTGGCGCCGATCGCCGGCCGGCCCGCGCCGCGGATCCGGGTTCCCCACTGGCTTCCCCTCGCCGTCGCCGCGATGGACACTGGATTCGCCCGCCTCCGCGGCGGCAGGCCGCGTTACGAGCTCGACGCGGTGCGGCTCGCCCGGAAGATGATGTTCTTCGACTCCGGCAAGGCGGTGCGCGAGCTGGGCCTCCCGCAGACGCCGGTGGAGGAGGCGCTCGGCCGCGCGGTCGCCTGGTTCCGCGACAGCGGTTACGTCACGGGGCGCGCCGCGTGA
- the hpnH gene encoding adenosyl-hopene transferase HpnH yields the protein MRFPVHITTDMIKHQAKQALRGRRRYPFVLMLEPLYTCNLACLGCTPERHTGKLADRLTPAQCLRAVEDSGAPGVSICGGEPTLYPELPELVMEIIRRHRHIYLCTNALLLDSKVFGVIPPHRRLTLNIHLDGMRQTHDRVCDKKGTFDKAVAMIREAKRLGYHVMTNTTVFKETDVGEVKALCELAKSLGVDGMLVAPGYHYESVNRDIFLTRDEIHTKFRKILRFSRRYRLTSTPMFLEFAAGLRELPCSPWSTVTYTPRGWKGPCYLIGLKYTHSWKEFWEQTDWQYWESRRDERCQNCAMHSGFEASAVREIRQSPRDLVRMAAWNLLG from the coding sequence GTGAGATTTCCGGTCCACATCACCACCGACATGATCAAGCATCAGGCGAAGCAGGCGCTCCGTGGCCGCCGCCGCTATCCCTTCGTCCTGATGCTCGAGCCGCTGTACACCTGCAACCTGGCCTGCCTGGGCTGCACGCCGGAGCGCCACACGGGCAAGCTGGCGGACCGGCTGACGCCGGCGCAGTGCCTGCGGGCGGTGGAGGACTCGGGGGCCCCCGGCGTGTCGATCTGCGGCGGCGAGCCGACCCTCTACCCGGAGCTGCCGGAGCTGGTGATGGAGATCATCCGGCGGCACCGCCACATCTATCTGTGCACGAACGCCCTTCTCCTCGACTCCAAGGTCTTCGGCGTGATCCCGCCCCACCGGCGCCTCACGCTGAACATCCATCTCGACGGGATGCGTCAAACCCACGATCGGGTCTGCGACAAAAAGGGGACCTTCGACAAGGCGGTTGCGATGATCCGCGAAGCGAAGCGCCTCGGCTACCACGTCATGACCAACACCACGGTCTTCAAGGAGACCGACGTCGGCGAGGTCAAGGCGCTGTGCGAGCTGGCGAAGAGCCTCGGAGTCGACGGGATGCTCGTCGCGCCCGGGTATCATTACGAGTCGGTCAATCGGGACATCTTCCTCACCCGCGACGAGATTCATACGAAGTTCCGGAAGATCCTCCGGTTTTCCCGGCGCTACCGCCTCACCTCCACCCCCATGTTCCTGGAGTTCGCCGCGGGGCTTCGCGAGCTTCCCTGCTCCCCGTGGAGCACGGTGACCTACACCCCCCGCGGGTGGAAGGGGCCGTGTTACCTGATCGGGCTGAAGTACACCCACTCCTGGAAAGAGTTCTGGGAGCAGACCGACTGGCAGTACTGGGAGTCGCGCCGCGACGAGCGCTGCCAGAACTGCGCCATGCACTCGGGCTTCGAGGCCTCGGCGGTCCGGGAGATCCGCCAGAGTCCCCGCGACCTCGTCCGCATGGCGGCGTGGAACCTCCTCGGATAA